One stretch of Riemerella columbina DNA includes these proteins:
- a CDS encoding serine O-acetyltransferase produces the protein MKTIIQKDFYRATGQWLSPFSILKKCWSPNLHYIYCFRKAQHYLHTPILGAFWKVVLRHYQIKYGFQIYPETQIGEGFYLGHWGAVVVNPKTIIGKNCNMAQGVTIGQQNRGKKQGTPIIGNQVWIGANAVIVGNIKIGNNVLIAPNAYVNTDVPDNAIVVGNPAEIIPNDNATEGYINHMIS, from the coding sequence ATGAAAACCATTATACAAAAAGATTTTTACCGAGCAACGGGACAGTGGCTTTCTCCGTTTTCCATTTTGAAGAAATGTTGGAGCCCTAATTTGCATTATATTTATTGTTTTAGAAAGGCACAGCACTACTTGCATACCCCTATTTTAGGCGCGTTTTGGAAAGTGGTACTTCGGCATTATCAAATCAAATATGGTTTTCAGATTTATCCTGAAACTCAGATTGGCGAGGGTTTTTATCTTGGACATTGGGGCGCCGTGGTGGTCAATCCTAAAACGATTATTGGCAAAAACTGCAATATGGCGCAGGGCGTGACCATCGGACAACAGAACCGAGGCAAAAAACAAGGTACACCAATCATCGGAAACCAAGTCTGGATAGGGGCTAACGCTGTGATAGTGGGCAATATCAAAATCGGAAATAATGTGCTGATAGCCCCCAATGCCTATGTGAATACCGATGTTCCCGATAATGCCATCGTGGTCGGAAATCCCGCAGAAATTATCCCTAACGACAACGCTACCGAGGGGTATATCAACCATATGATCTCTTAA
- a CDS encoding glycosyltransferase, with protein sequence MPTKKKILIRIGSMRHGGAEKVLATFLKELPPERYEVDLLLNLYSGKYLSEIPDWVNVLYLNRGEMITTNRPQDIPKKAFRVLYQWVLKKFPKLLYSLILKNKKYDVEFAAIHGFRDEILNSPLRGSKKIVWIHNDLRKTEFYNYTDDEIRKFFGFDKILVISEHIQQDFENLAQTDEERQKIERIYNPLDTQDIINRSLQSLDKEEFNLSVFLSVGTVFPQKGFDRLLKVHRRLLDEGFPHRVQILGDGYDFQNIKKLVEELGVAETATMVGFTDNPYPYFKTADFYVLSSRYEGYPTVLFEAITLKKNIIATDVSGVREMLLNGDLGCIVENSEEGIYQGMKRALTQPEAFQPYQERLADYQMPFNLKNSVEKITKIIDQL encoded by the coding sequence ATGCCCACCAAGAAAAAAATCCTTATTAGAATAGGCTCTATGCGCCATGGCGGTGCCGAAAAAGTGCTGGCGACTTTCCTTAAAGAATTGCCACCAGAGCGGTATGAAGTGGATTTGTTGCTCAATCTCTATTCGGGGAAATATCTGTCCGAAATTCCAGATTGGGTTAATGTTTTGTACCTTAATCGAGGCGAAATGATTACCACCAACCGACCGCAGGACATTCCGAAAAAAGCGTTTAGAGTCCTGTATCAGTGGGTGTTGAAGAAATTTCCGAAGTTGTTGTATTCCTTGATTTTGAAAAATAAAAAATACGATGTAGAATTCGCAGCGATACACGGTTTTAGAGATGAAATTCTCAATTCGCCGCTTCGGGGTTCTAAAAAAATCGTGTGGATACATAACGACCTCCGAAAAACCGAGTTTTACAACTATACCGATGACGAAATTCGGAAGTTTTTTGGGTTTGATAAAATTTTAGTGATCTCAGAGCATATTCAGCAAGATTTTGAAAATTTAGCCCAAACCGATGAGGAACGACAAAAAATAGAACGAATTTATAACCCATTAGATACCCAAGATATCATCAATAGAAGTTTGCAATCTCTTGATAAAGAGGAATTTAACTTGTCTGTTTTCCTTTCTGTGGGAACTGTTTTTCCTCAAAAAGGTTTTGACCGATTGCTCAAAGTTCATCGAAGATTGTTAGATGAAGGCTTTCCGCATCGGGTTCAGATTTTGGGCGATGGCTATGATTTTCAGAATATTAAAAAACTGGTGGAGGAACTTGGCGTGGCAGAAACGGCAACGATGGTCGGCTTTACGGATAATCCATATCCGTATTTTAAAACGGCGGATTTTTATGTCCTCAGCTCCCGCTACGAGGGCTATCCAACGGTATTGTTTGAGGCGATTACACTAAAGAAAAACATCATCGCTACCGATGTTTCTGGGGTTAGGGAGATGCTTCTCAATGGAGATTTGGGCTGTATTGTAGAAAATTCCGAAGAAGGCATTTATCAAGGTATGAAAAGAGCACTCACGCAGCCAGAGGCATTTCAGCCGTATCAAGAGCGTTTGGCAGATTATCAGATGCCGTTTAATTTAAAAAACTCGGTTGAGAAAATCACAAAAATTATAGACCAACTTTAG
- a CDS encoding acyltransferase, which translates to MIFLYRAILKLHTLYQAFIGRIYIEVSKARGLKVGKNVQFIEAPDFGSEPFLIEIGDNTKITANCTFINHDGAMYVIRSMEKYEDARNFGRIKIGKNCFIGNNCTLLPGASMGDNCILGAGSVLNSSMPDNAVYAGVPAKMICTIEEYGDKALAHNVMYPRELEADRKALEAYIAKNLPHSYKPIKTYHAHQEKNPY; encoded by the coding sequence ATGATATTTCTTTATAGAGCAATACTTAAACTTCATACCCTATATCAGGCATTTATAGGTCGTATTTATATAGAAGTGAGCAAGGCGAGAGGACTAAAAGTAGGGAAAAATGTTCAATTTATAGAGGCACCTGATTTTGGTTCCGAGCCTTTTCTTATTGAAATTGGGGACAATACAAAAATCACAGCAAATTGCACTTTTATCAATCATGATGGGGCGATGTATGTGATTCGCTCAATGGAAAAGTACGAAGATGCGCGAAATTTTGGACGAATTAAAATTGGAAAAAATTGCTTTATCGGGAATAACTGTACCCTTCTACCGGGCGCGTCTATGGGGGATAATTGTATATTGGGAGCGGGTTCCGTACTTAATTCCTCTATGCCAGATAATGCGGTCTATGCGGGGGTTCCAGCCAAAATGATATGCACCATAGAGGAGTATGGAGATAAAGCCCTGGCGCATAATGTTATGTATCCCCGCGAGCTGGAAGCCGACAGAAAAGCCTTAGAAGCATATATTGCAAAAAATTTACCTCATTCTTATAAACCCATCAAAACCTACCATGCCCACCAAGAAAAAAATCCTTATTAG
- a CDS encoding glycosyltransferase codes for MKIDENYYTFAIIMAVSQDKIKVLFRHRSMEMGGVEKVLLSMLNHLDKQKFELSVGINLHQGELRNAIPSDIKTTFLAKGKEDFSKNKILYYTQLALRKCQLNLYKICPWILHQWIMKNNADVEIATGYTMFDDVLRSANKKSKKIGWFHSDITFPKLQPIVPKLLQQIPKFDYFIFGSQQAHDIFVSTYPDVELPPNQVVLNAIPIEEIRVKAAQETIQREAVPTFVGVGRLHSRKGFHTLLEAHAQLLNEGFAHQIWIIGDGEEYEALRQQIQALGVEKSFLLLGTKMNPYPYIQAADAFIMPSESEGWPLIIAETLILKKQIIATRVGGIPEMIQDRETGLLCEYSIADLAKTMKIFFEDKGTIYHIEKNLQDIDKKFDNQKIFNTVEDIIIKTVKK; via the coding sequence TTGAAAATAGATGAAAATTATTATACCTTTGCAATCATTATGGCAGTATCACAAGACAAAATAAAAGTGTTATTTCGGCACCGTTCTATGGAAATGGGGGGCGTGGAAAAAGTGCTTCTCAGTATGCTTAATCATCTCGATAAACAGAAATTTGAACTTTCTGTGGGCATCAATCTGCACCAGGGCGAACTCCGAAATGCCATTCCCAGCGATATCAAAACTACTTTTTTAGCCAAAGGAAAAGAGGATTTTTCCAAGAATAAAATACTATATTACACCCAGTTAGCCTTAAGAAAATGCCAACTGAATTTATATAAAATTTGCCCTTGGATTCTGCATCAGTGGATTATGAAAAACAATGCCGATGTAGAAATCGCCACGGGGTATACCATGTTTGATGATGTGTTGAGGTCTGCCAATAAAAAATCAAAAAAAATCGGCTGGTTTCACTCGGATATCACTTTTCCCAAATTACAGCCCATTGTCCCGAAATTATTGCAACAAATCCCCAAATTTGATTACTTTATCTTTGGTTCTCAACAAGCTCACGATATTTTTGTAAGCACTTATCCAGATGTGGAATTGCCACCTAACCAAGTGGTTCTCAACGCTATTCCGATTGAAGAAATTAGAGTCAAAGCGGCACAAGAAACCATACAGCGAGAGGCTGTTCCTACTTTTGTAGGGGTTGGAAGGTTGCACAGTCGCAAAGGATTTCATACTTTATTAGAGGCGCATGCTCAGCTTTTAAACGAGGGTTTTGCCCATCAAATTTGGATTATTGGCGATGGCGAGGAATACGAGGCATTGCGACAACAAATCCAAGCCTTAGGCGTGGAGAAAAGTTTCTTACTATTAGGCACGAAAATGAATCCTTATCCGTATATTCAAGCGGCTGATGCATTTATTATGCCTTCGGAATCAGAAGGTTGGCCGCTCATTATTGCCGAAACGCTCATTCTCAAAAAACAGATTATCGCCACGCGCGTAGGGGGCATTCCAGAGATGATTCAAGATAGAGAAACAGGATTATTATGTGAATATAGTATTGCAGATTTAGCAAAAACCATGAAAATTTTCTTTGAAGATAAAGGCACTATTTATCACATTGAAAAAAATCTACAAGATATTGATAAGAAATTTGATAATCAGAAAATATTTAATACCGTTGAGGATATTATAATTAAAACCGTTAAAAAATGA
- a CDS encoding polysaccharide pyruvyl transferase family protein: protein MINSDKIIKLKRILEESLTPLISQDFALIDIPDHDNIGDNLIWEGELYFLKNIPYKKYYECSLKFFSADKIRTNTTLLMHGGGNFGDIYPVVNEFRIRLIHQFKNNKIIILPQTLHYQSEDILLRDAQIINQHPDITICCRDKKSYDLALKYFHKATILLLPDMAFCIDLDRFSTSNKGSKTLIMNRKDNENIKLSIQLEQPYDILDWPTFNTSVEKRHKKLRFEHRLDRIAIFLKKMPLFSFFIDDRYGIKDNHRKEKFIDMGIEFFSSYETIYTTRLHGMILAVLMGKHVVILDNNYGKLSSFYEEWLKDFKNISLYNK from the coding sequence ATGATAAATTCTGACAAAATAATCAAATTAAAACGCATCTTAGAAGAGAGTCTTACCCCCTTAATTTCTCAAGACTTTGCCCTTATTGATATTCCTGACCATGATAATATTGGAGACAACTTAATTTGGGAGGGGGAGCTTTATTTTTTAAAAAACATTCCTTATAAAAAATATTATGAATGTAGTTTAAAATTCTTTTCTGCTGATAAAATAAGGACTAACACTACCTTACTTATGCATGGTGGTGGTAATTTTGGAGACATCTACCCTGTAGTTAATGAATTTAGAATCAGACTAATTCACCAATTTAAAAATAATAAGATTATTATTTTACCCCAAACTTTACATTATCAGTCAGAAGATATTTTATTGAGAGACGCTCAAATTATTAACCAGCATCCTGATATTACCATATGCTGTAGAGATAAAAAATCTTATGATTTAGCCCTTAAATATTTCCACAAAGCTACCATTTTATTACTACCTGATATGGCTTTCTGCATAGATTTGGATCGGTTTTCTACATCTAATAAAGGCTCAAAAACACTTATCATGAACAGAAAAGATAATGAAAACATTAAACTAAGCATACAGTTAGAACAACCTTATGATATACTGGATTGGCCAACATTTAACACCTCCGTAGAAAAAAGACACAAAAAATTAAGGTTTGAACATCGGTTAGACCGCATTGCAATTTTTTTAAAAAAAATGCCCCTATTCTCTTTTTTTATAGATGACAGATACGGTATTAAAGATAATCATCGTAAAGAAAAATTCATTGATATGGGAATTGAATTTTTCAGTTCATACGAAACCATCTATACAACACGATTACACGGAATGATACTTGCTGTGCTAATGGGGAAACATGTTGTAATATTAGATAATAATTATGGAAAGTTATCATCCTTTTACGAAGAGTGGCTAAAAGATTTTAAAAATATATCTCTATATAATAAATAA